From a region of the bacterium genome:
- the cas3 gene encoding CRISPR-associated helicase Cas3' produces the protein MKFYSHIGEKGGKKELKHHLKGVGEESRHIICELPIKDKCFFSDISYLIGISHDFGKYTSFFQEYLINQKENKLSQHSFISAIFTAWQIQEYLDVNNNFKSYSYIPLIGYFIVLHHHGDLRSIGEDIPSYKDFKNPPCFSYAEPRTREKLQMTYKQIEDFKRPNRISIIENEYKEMVGASDIKDFLNTWLSILKKLNELRQNYENEGDGIKIALFLFTLLLYSILIDSDKRDAGNVSIIKRKKLMPDLVDRYREKQFNLCSRKTMDIIRNQIYKESILKIEEVSLENHLYTLTAPTGSGKTLTSFSVALNLRTRIEKEKGYMPRIIYSLPFITIIEQNYEVIRNVLCSEIEDFKENETAYILKHHYLSDLEYKEGDELKPLDESLLLIESWNSEVVITTFIQLLHTIIGFKNSFLKKYHNIAGSIILLDEVQNIPIEYWDLVEKVIKIVAEYFGCYFILLTATKPLILKEEYATEIVKNPKTYFEKLNRVLIKADLEKKNIDDFIKWFIENYNQENSYLIVANTIKSSKEIYEKIKTYKLKNPLFYLSTSIIPKHRAERIKKIKSLLDKNNIPILVSTQVVEAGVDIDFDVVIRDIGPLDSIIQVAGRCNREYTKDKKELYVFSLGQFASYVYGKIHPEISRELLNAKEIPESNFYDLINNYFEKVKFKINDDVSRYIWESMLELRFYEKNPPVRNGFEKMVSAFQLIKEKGEYIDIFVEIDEDAKNIWERYCKKIYEERDFLIRRNNYLKIRKEFRSYIISIRNYKDIFLPSEVCGMRYIPKNEIKNFYSPETGFCSEIDTLIF, from the coding sequence ATGAAATTCTACTCACATATAGGCGAAAAGGGGGGTAAAAAAGAGTTAAAACACCATCTGAAAGGAGTTGGAGAAGAAAGTAGGCATATTATATGTGAATTACCAATAAAAGACAAATGTTTTTTTTCGGATATATCCTATCTTATAGGTATTTCTCATGATTTTGGGAAATATACATCTTTTTTTCAGGAATATCTAATAAATCAAAAGGAAAATAAATTATCACAGCATTCTTTTATCTCTGCAATATTTACTGCATGGCAAATTCAAGAATATCTTGATGTAAATAATAATTTTAAGAGTTATTCTTATATTCCTTTAATTGGATATTTTATTGTTCTTCATCATCATGGAGATTTAAGGTCAATTGGAGAAGATATTCCTTCTTACAAAGATTTTAAAAATCCCCCTTGTTTTTCCTACGCGGAACCTCGCACAAGAGAAAAATTACAAATGACGTATAAACAAATAGAAGATTTTAAACGACCAAATAGGATAAGTATCATAGAAAATGAATATAAAGAAATGGTGGGAGCAAGCGATATAAAAGATTTCTTAAATACATGGTTAAGTATATTAAAAAAATTAAATGAATTAAGGCAAAATTATGAAAATGAAGGAGATGGAATTAAAATTGCCCTTTTCCTATTTACCTTACTTTTATATTCAATTCTTATTGATTCTGATAAAAGAGATGCTGGGAATGTTTCTATAATAAAAAGAAAAAAGTTAATGCCTGATTTAGTTGATAGATATAGAGAAAAACAGTTTAATCTTTGTTCAAGAAAAACTATGGATATAATACGAAATCAAATTTACAAGGAATCTATATTAAAAATTGAAGAAGTATCTCTTGAAAATCATCTTTATACATTAACAGCCCCCACAGGGTCAGGGAAAACTTTAACTTCTTTCTCTGTGGCATTAAATCTTAGAACTCGTATAGAAAAAGAAAAAGGATATATGCCGAGAATTATATATTCTTTACCATTTATAACAATTATAGAACAAAATTATGAAGTAATTCGGAATGTGCTTTGTTCTGAAATAGAAGATTTTAAAGAGAATGAAACTGCTTATATTCTGAAACATCATTATTTATCCGATTTAGAGTATAAAGAAGGAGATGAACTTAAACCTTTAGATGAGTCCTTACTTTTGATTGAATCATGGAACTCAGAAGTAGTAATTACTACTTTTATTCAACTTCTTCACACAATAATTGGTTTTAAAAATAGTTTTTTAAAGAAATATCATAATATTGCAGGAAGTATAATTCTTCTTGACGAAGTTCAAAATATTCCAATTGAATATTGGGATTTGGTTGAAAAAGTTATAAAAATAGTTGCTGAATATTTTGGATGTTACTTTATTTTACTTACCGCTACAAAACCATTAATTTTAAAAGAGGAATATGCCACAGAAATTGTAAAAAATCCTAAAACTTATTTTGAAAAGTTAAACCGTGTTTTAATTAAAGCAGATTTAGAAAAGAAAAATATAGACGATTTTATTAAATGGTTTATAGAAAACTATAACCAAGAAAATTCTTATCTTATAGTAGCAAATACTATAAAATCCTCAAAAGAAATTTATGAAAAAATAAAAACTTATAAATTAAAGAATCCTTTATTTTATTTATCTACAAGTATTATTCCGAAGCACAGAGCAGAACGAATAAAAAAGATTAAATCACTTCTTGATAAAAACAATATACCAATTTTAGTTTCAACGCAAGTTGTCGAAGCAGGGGTAGATATAGATTTTGATGTAGTAATAAGAGATATAGGCCCGTTGGATTCAATTATTCAGGTTGCAGGAAGATGTAACAGAGAATATACAAAAGATAAAAAAGAACTTTATGTTTTTTCTCTTGGACAATTTGCAAGTTATGTTTATGGGAAAATTCATCCAGAAATTTCAAGGGAATTACTTAATGCTAAAGAAATACCCGAAAGCAATTTTTATGACCTAATTAACAATTATTTTGAGAAAGTAAAATTCAAAATAAATGATGATGTTTCAAGATATATTTGGGAATCTATGCTTGAACTGAGATTTTATGAAAAAAACCCTCCAGTAAGAAATGGATTTGAGAAAATGGTAAGTGCTTTTCAGTTAATTAAAGAGAAGGGAGAATATATTGATATTTTTGTAGAAATAGATGAAGATGCAAAAAATATTTGGGAGAGATATTGTAAAAAAATATATGAAGAAAGAGATTTTCTAATTCGGCGAAATAATTATTTGAAAATTCGTAAAGAATTTAGAAGTTATATTATATCTATTAGAAATTATAAAGATATTTTTTTACCTTCTGAGGTTTGTGGAATGAGATATATTCCAAAAAACGAAATTAAAAATTTT
- the cas7b gene encoding type I-B CRISPR-associated protein Cas7/Csh2 — MNEEKIKNSDIIFIYDAKLCNPNGDPDDENKPRMDYQTSRNLVSDVRLKRYIRDYLYAQGYEVFVSKIDDMTVDATKRVEKLFENYEENGKKGGVEINKLEEKHIKWLLQRVIDVRMFGATMPIKAKKGIAKGASNAFTGPVQFNWGYSLNKVQIVESSTITSMLAGRGEEYSTMGKDWRVYYSLIAFYGIISGKRAEKTMFSEQDIKILDNALLKSIPQEATTRSKIGQKPRLLVRIEYIDNTTFLGDLRRYIKIEPDDNLRDINEFELEVNKLVNLVTNNKSKINKIYLWQDDDLKLKEGQIFKELIENGFKDKIIDLPHSEE; from the coding sequence ATGAATGAAGAAAAAATTAAAAATTCAGATATTATTTTTATTTACGATGCAAAGTTATGTAATCCGAATGGTGACCCTGATGATGAGAATAAACCGCGTATGGATTATCAAACTAGCAGGAATCTTGTAAGTGATGTAAGGTTAAAAAGATACATAAGGGATTATTTATATGCACAGGGATATGAAGTTTTTGTGAGCAAGATAGATGATATGACAGTCGATGCTACAAAAAGGGTAGAGAAACTTTTTGAAAATTATGAAGAAAATGGGAAAAAAGGAGGAGTTGAAATTAATAAACTTGAAGAAAAACATATTAAATGGCTATTACAAAGAGTTATTGATGTCAGAATGTTTGGAGCAACTATGCCTATCAAGGCAAAAAAGGGAATAGCAAAAGGAGCATCTAATGCTTTTACAGGACCAGTTCAGTTTAATTGGGGATATTCTTTAAACAAAGTTCAAATTGTAGAGTCATCAACTATAACTTCTATGCTTGCAGGAAGAGGTGAGGAATATAGCACAATGGGTAAGGATTGGCGAGTTTATTATTCTTTAATTGCTTTTTACGGGATAATTAGTGGAAAACGAGCAGAAAAAACTATGTTTTCAGAACAAGATATAAAGATATTGGATAATGCCTTATTAAAATCAATACCACAAGAAGCAACTACCAGAAGTAAAATTGGACAGAAACCAAGATTATTGGTAAGGATTGAATATATAGATAACACAACTTTTTTAGGTGATTTAAGAAGATATATTAAGATAGAACCTGATGATAATTTGCGAGATATAAACGAGTTTGAATTAGAAGTAAACAAGTTAGTAAATTTAGTCACAAATAATAAAAGTAAGATTAATAAAATATATCTCTGGCAAGATGATGATTTAAAATTAAAAGAAGGGCAAATTTTTAAAGAACTTATAGAAAATGGCTTTAAAGATAAGATTATAGATTTACCTCATTCAGAGGAGTAA
- the cas5b gene encoding type I-B CRISPR-associated protein Cas5b: MEYKIDRLLIFDIKGAVAHFRKFYTNSSSLSYSFPPRTTITGLIAGILGRERDQYYEEFSTEKCKIAISIRTPVRKIMQTVNYIQTKSDKGGIKGVNLSAGHTQIPLEIILPDRGFEELKYRIYFYHKEQVFEQLKKVLKEKKFVYPPYLGLSEFIGELEFIDCLEETDIMVYASKKDTTTDLVTVVNTEKIQEGGLIFEEDSGKILQYIKEQMPLEFDSQRNFKKGANFLYEKNNSNIKLKIKENYYKINYNNSEKKEIEENIVFMES, translated from the coding sequence ATGGAATATAAGATAGATAGACTTCTTATTTTTGATATAAAAGGGGCAGTAGCGCATTTCCGGAAGTTTTACACCAATTCATCTTCGCTTTCATATTCATTTCCTCCAAGAACAACTATTACAGGTTTAATTGCAGGAATTTTAGGTAGGGAAAGAGACCAATATTATGAAGAATTTAGTACTGAAAAATGTAAGATAGCAATCTCAATAAGAACGCCAGTGAGAAAAATTATGCAAACAGTTAATTATATACAGACAAAAAGTGATAAAGGTGGAATAAAAGGAGTAAATCTTAGTGCTGGACATACACAGATACCTTTAGAAATAATATTACCAGACAGAGGTTTTGAAGAACTTAAATATCGGATATACTTTTATCACAAAGAGCAAGTTTTTGAACAATTAAAGAAAGTATTAAAAGAAAAAAAATTTGTCTATCCACCTTATTTAGGGTTAAGTGAATTTATTGGAGAATTAGAGTTTATTGACTGCCTTGAAGAAACTGATATTATGGTATATGCTTCTAAAAAAGATACTACAACAGATTTAGTAACTGTTGTAAATACAGAAAAAATTCAAGAGGGGGGTCTTATTTTTGAAGAGGATTCAGGAAAAATTTTACAATACATAAAAGAACAAATGCCTCTTGAATTTGATTCACAAAGGAATTTTAAGAAAGGAGCAAATTTTCTTTACGAAAAAAATAATAGTAACATTAAATTAAAAATTAAAGAGAATTACTATAAAATAAATTATAATAACTCTGAGAAAAAAGAGATAGAAGAAAATATTGTTTTTATGGAAAGTTAA